A genomic segment from Dechloromonas denitrificans encodes:
- a CDS encoding ATP-binding protein: MPSLSLKFKLTLSAISMALLLLLVQSISQFYMLRSELSARIESEQFTLLTELAGHLDDKMDERLNALSHAAGSIPQNRLADIKALEEHLKGETALLTLFDDLYIFDAQGILLADWPFKAGRRGLDMAARDYIQGVRKTLKPVISQPILGKATHQPIVVLAAPVLNPKGELVAITGGVLNLYKPNLIGSLGTRQIGENGYFYMVSQERLVISHPDRTRIMQKTPPAKDSPALERALQGFEGTLEGTNSRGLRGLFTFKRLDSTGWLLASVIPSEEAFRPVARVQENMALLTVLLMILVTPLLWFISRRLVEPLSALAGTMRQRAAAMQPQQPAEPVSEQGSSEIRTVAAAFNEFLDARNQAETALAVSEQQRSKIMENLAQAKDEAEAASRAKSEFLANMSHEIRTPMNGIIGMIELAQMNPLDDETRDHLKIAHQSAFSLLGILNDVLDVSKIEAGKLEIDHTLFAPRELISEILCLMEPGMREKGLKHACHFPPELPPLLIGDPLRIRQVLLNLIGNAIKFTPSGSIAVDIACTTISPQQLGLTIAVTDTGIGIPQDRQEAIFHAFSQADGSTTRHYGGTGLGLTISSQLVELMGGRLTLHSELGVGSTFRFTLKLSLPEQ; this comes from the coding sequence ATGCCCTCGCTCAGCCTTAAATTCAAACTGACCCTCAGCGCCATTTCGATGGCGCTGCTGCTCTTGCTCGTCCAGTCGATCAGCCAGTTCTACATGCTGCGCAGCGAACTCTCGGCCCGCATCGAAAGCGAGCAGTTCACGCTGCTCACCGAACTGGCCGGGCACCTTGACGACAAGATGGACGAGCGGCTCAACGCCCTCAGTCACGCCGCCGGCTCGATCCCGCAAAACAGGCTGGCCGACATCAAGGCACTCGAAGAACACCTCAAGGGCGAAACGGCCCTGCTGACGCTGTTCGACGATCTCTACATCTTCGACGCACAAGGCATCCTGCTCGCCGACTGGCCGTTCAAGGCCGGACGACGCGGCCTCGACATGGCCGCCCGGGACTACATACAGGGCGTGCGCAAAACGCTGAAGCCAGTTATTTCTCAGCCCATTCTCGGCAAGGCGACACACCAGCCCATCGTCGTGCTGGCTGCGCCTGTCCTCAACCCGAAAGGCGAACTGGTGGCCATTACCGGTGGCGTGCTCAATCTCTACAAACCCAATTTGATCGGTTCGCTCGGCACCCGGCAAATTGGCGAAAACGGCTATTTCTACATGGTCTCGCAGGAACGCCTGGTCATTTCGCATCCGGACCGCACGCGGATCATGCAAAAGACACCGCCGGCCAAAGACAGCCCGGCGCTGGAGCGGGCCCTGCAGGGCTTCGAAGGGACGCTGGAAGGAACCAATAGCCGCGGCTTACGCGGTTTGTTCACCTTCAAACGGCTCGACAGTACCGGTTGGCTGCTCGCCTCGGTCATCCCCAGCGAAGAGGCTTTCCGCCCCGTTGCCCGCGTCCAGGAAAACATGGCGCTGCTCACCGTGCTGTTGATGATCCTCGTCACGCCACTGCTCTGGTTCATTTCCCGGCGCCTCGTCGAGCCGCTCAGTGCGCTGGCAGGCACCATGCGCCAACGCGCCGCGGCGATGCAACCCCAGCAGCCGGCCGAACCGGTTTCCGAACAGGGCAGCAGCGAAATCCGCACGGTCGCCGCTGCCTTCAACGAATTTCTCGATGCCCGCAACCAGGCCGAAACGGCACTTGCGGTGAGCGAACAGCAACGCTCGAAAATCATGGAAAACCTGGCGCAAGCCAAGGATGAAGCCGAAGCTGCCAGCCGGGCAAAGAGCGAATTCCTGGCCAACATGAGCCATGAAATCCGTACGCCGATGAACGGCATCATCGGCATGATCGAACTGGCCCAGATGAACCCGCTCGACGACGAGACGCGCGATCATTTGAAAATCGCCCATCAATCCGCCTTCAGTCTGCTCGGCATTCTCAACGACGTCCTCGACGTTTCAAAAATCGAAGCCGGCAAGCTGGAAATCGACCACACGCTTTTCGCCCCGCGCGAGCTGATCAGCGAAATCCTGTGCCTGATGGAACCGGGCATGCGGGAAAAAGGACTCAAGCACGCCTGCCATTTCCCGCCTGAGCTGCCGCCACTGCTGATCGGCGACCCGCTGCGCATCCGTCAGGTGCTGCTCAACCTGATCGGCAATGCGATCAAATTCACGCCGAGCGGGAGTATCGCGGTCGACATCGCCTGCACGACCATTTCGCCACAACAACTTGGCCTGACCATCGCGGTGACCGACACCGGCATTGGCATCCCGCAAGATCGCCAGGAAGCGATTTTCCATGCTTTCTCGCAGGCAGATGGCTCAACCACCCGCCACTACGGCGGCACAGGTCTGGGCCTGACCATCTCCAGCCAGCTGGTCGAACTGATGGGCGGCCGGCTGACGCTGCACAGCGAGCTTGGCGTCGGCAGCACCTTCCGCTTCACCCTCAAACTTTCCTTGCCGGAACAATAA
- a CDS encoding FAD-binding oxidoreductase codes for MQNDLFPLPETLTAALSGQFGPRFSQGESTRLQHGRDESVHQPMLPQGVVMAENSEEVALTVKLCAEHGVAIIPYGVGSSVEGHVLAPHGGISLDLSGMNRIIDIHAEDGDATVQAGVTRMQLNNALKGTGLFFPIDPGADATLGGMAATRASGTNAVRYGTMRDNVMATTTVLADGRIMKTGGRARKSSAGYDLTRLLVGSEGTLGIMTELTVKLYPIPEAITAAVCTFPDIDSAVQTVIQTIQLGVPVARIELLDPLSLSAINQFSKTSLAEAPTLFFEFHGSPASAAEQAETVQAIAGELGGTDFEWATRPEDRTRLWQARHDAYFACLQLKPGCRCFPTDVCVPISRLAECIAATNADIAQVSIPIALFGHVGDGNFHLVVLVDPENQAEMDEAAWISSRVVERAIAMEGTCTGEHGIGLGKRKYLAQEHGDVAVDTMRALKMALDPHNLLNPGKILPAAKAGCAASA; via the coding sequence ATGCAAAACGACCTTTTTCCCTTGCCAGAGACGTTGACCGCAGCACTGAGCGGGCAATTCGGCCCCCGTTTTTCCCAGGGCGAATCAACCCGGCTGCAACACGGCCGCGATGAATCGGTGCATCAACCCATGCTGCCGCAAGGCGTCGTCATGGCCGAAAACAGCGAAGAAGTGGCGTTGACCGTGAAACTCTGCGCCGAACACGGCGTTGCCATCATTCCCTACGGCGTCGGCAGCTCGGTTGAAGGCCATGTACTGGCACCGCACGGCGGCATTTCGCTCGATCTCTCCGGAATGAACCGGATTATCGACATCCATGCCGAAGACGGCGATGCCACCGTGCAAGCCGGGGTCACCCGCATGCAATTGAACAATGCGCTGAAAGGCACCGGACTCTTCTTCCCGATCGACCCCGGTGCCGACGCGACGCTCGGCGGCATGGCCGCGACCCGCGCCTCGGGGACCAATGCCGTGCGCTACGGGACGATGCGCGACAACGTGATGGCCACGACCACCGTGCTGGCCGATGGCCGGATCATGAAAACCGGTGGCCGGGCCCGCAAATCCTCGGCCGGCTACGACCTGACCCGACTGCTGGTCGGCTCGGAAGGGACGCTCGGCATCATGACCGAACTGACCGTCAAGCTTTACCCGATCCCGGAAGCGATCACTGCGGCTGTCTGCACCTTCCCGGACATTGATTCGGCGGTCCAGACCGTCATCCAGACCATCCAGTTGGGCGTGCCGGTGGCGCGTATCGAATTGCTCGATCCCTTGTCGCTGTCGGCCATCAACCAGTTCAGCAAGACCTCGCTGGCGGAAGCGCCGACCCTCTTTTTCGAATTCCACGGCAGCCCCGCTTCGGCGGCCGAGCAGGCTGAAACGGTCCAGGCCATCGCCGGCGAACTGGGCGGCACCGATTTCGAATGGGCGACCCGGCCGGAAGACCGTACCCGCCTCTGGCAAGCCCGGCACGATGCCTATTTCGCCTGCCTGCAACTCAAACCCGGCTGCCGCTGCTTCCCGACCGATGTCTGCGTCCCGATTTCACGCCTGGCCGAATGCATTGCCGCAACCAACGCGGACATCGCGCAAGTCAGCATCCCGATCGCGCTGTTCGGCCACGTTGGCGATGGCAACTTCCATCTCGTTGTCCTGGTCGACCCCGAAAATCAGGCAGAAATGGACGAAGCCGCCTGGATCAGCTCGCGTGTTGTCGAACGAGCCATCGCCATGGAAGGCACCTGTACCGGGGAACACGGCATCGGCCTCGGCAAACGGAAATACCTGGCTCAGGAACACGGCGATGTCGCGGTCGACACGATGCGCGCCCTGAAAATGGCCCTCGACCCGCACAACCTGCTCAATCCGGGAAAAATTCTGCCCGCCGCCAAGGCCGGGTGTGCTGCATCGGCATAG
- a CDS encoding branched-chain amino acid ABC transporter substrate-binding protein — protein MQAKISVVALSVAAAFALSACGQKEEPKPAAAPAAPAAKPEMVVKLGHVAPMTGPQAHLGKDNENGARLAIEELNAKGLEIGGAKVKFELLGEDDQADPKQGSIVAQKLVDAKVLGVIGHLNSGTTIPASKLYSDAGIPQISGSATNPKYTQQGFKTAFRVMANDVQQGKVLGEFAVTQGVKTVAIVDDRTAYGQGLADEFKKAAEAAGLKVVANEYTNDKATDFKAILTKIKSTKADLVFYGGMDAQGGPMAKQMKELGIKAKFLGGDGVCTPEFMKLGGEATEGHYCSLPGMPLEKLAKGPEFKDKFVKKFGTEIQLYAPYVYDAVMVMADSMKRADSVEPAKYLAEIGKTNYDGLTAQIAFDEFGDLKGGAISIYQYKGGKLEYVSTLGGSAVAAAKAEVKEAVAEVKDAAKAVAGAATEVGKEAVKVGADAVKNAAEATKAAVEKK, from the coding sequence ATGCAAGCCAAGATTTCCGTAGTTGCTCTCTCCGTTGCCGCTGCTTTCGCCCTGTCCGCCTGCGGTCAGAAGGAAGAACCGAAACCCGCTGCAGCACCGGCCGCGCCAGCCGCCAAGCCGGAAATGGTCGTCAAGCTGGGCCATGTCGCACCAATGACCGGCCCGCAGGCGCATTTGGGTAAAGATAATGAAAACGGCGCCCGCCTGGCGATCGAGGAACTCAATGCCAAGGGCCTGGAAATCGGTGGTGCCAAGGTCAAGTTCGAATTGCTCGGCGAAGATGACCAGGCCGATCCAAAGCAGGGTTCCATCGTCGCCCAGAAGCTGGTCGATGCCAAGGTTCTCGGGGTGATAGGTCACCTCAATTCCGGGACCACCATCCCGGCTTCCAAGCTTTATTCCGACGCCGGCATTCCGCAGATTTCCGGTTCGGCAACCAACCCGAAATACACCCAGCAAGGTTTCAAGACGGCTTTCCGCGTGATGGCCAACGACGTCCAGCAGGGCAAGGTGCTGGGTGAGTTTGCCGTAACCCAGGGTGTCAAGACCGTGGCCATCGTCGATGACCGCACCGCCTACGGCCAGGGGCTGGCCGACGAGTTCAAAAAGGCCGCCGAAGCGGCCGGTCTGAAAGTCGTTGCCAATGAATACACCAACGACAAGGCCACCGATTTCAAGGCCATCCTGACCAAGATCAAATCTACCAAGGCCGATCTGGTGTTTTATGGCGGCATGGACGCTCAGGGCGGCCCGATGGCCAAGCAGATGAAGGAACTCGGTATCAAGGCCAAGTTCCTTGGTGGCGATGGCGTCTGTACTCCGGAATTCATGAAGCTGGGCGGCGAAGCGACCGAAGGTCACTACTGCTCGCTGCCGGGCATGCCGCTTGAAAAACTGGCCAAGGGCCCGGAATTCAAGGACAAGTTCGTCAAGAAGTTCGGTACTGAAATCCAGCTGTACGCACCGTATGTCTATGATGCAGTGATGGTCATGGCCGATTCGATGAAGCGTGCCGACTCGGTCGAGCCGGCCAAGTACCTGGCTGAAATCGGCAAGACCAACTACGACGGTTTGACGGCTCAAATTGCGTTTGATGAATTCGGCGACCTCAAGGGTGGCGCGATTTCGATCTACCAGTACAAGGGCGGTAAACTGGAGTATGTTTCGACGCTCGGCGGCAGTGCCGTGGCTGCAGCCAAGGCTGAAGTCAAGGAAGCTGTGGCTGAAGTGAAGGATGCTGCCAAGGCGGTTGCCGGTGCAGCAACGGAAGTAGGTAAAGAGGCCGTCAAGGTAGGTGCGGACGCAGTCAAGAACGCGGCCGAAGCCACCAAGGCGGCTGTCGAGAAGAAGTAA
- a CDS encoding branched-chain amino acid ABC transporter permease translates to MDIFLQQIINGLVQGSIYALVALGYTMVYGIMGLINFAHGEVVMIGTLVTITVSSLLLKAGMPVMLAGMGGLICSMLVCMALGWGLERIAYRPLRNAPRLTPLITAIGMSIVLQNLAMIIWGRNYMTFPPLLPKIDFEFAGANFTLVQIVIVLTSAITMGGLLFLVYRTKLGMAMRATAQNPAVASLMGVNINRVIASAFIIGSALGAVAGVMVGTYYEIAHYQMGFMLGLKAFTAAVLGGIGNLAGAMLGGVLLGLIEALGAGYIGDLTGGFLGSHYQDIFAFVVLIVVLMFKPSGLFGEKTGDRA, encoded by the coding sequence ATGGATATTTTTCTTCAACAAATCATCAACGGCCTTGTCCAGGGCAGCATTTATGCCCTGGTCGCACTGGGCTACACGATGGTGTACGGCATCATGGGGCTGATCAATTTTGCCCATGGTGAAGTGGTCATGATCGGTACGCTGGTCACCATTACCGTCTCCAGTCTTTTACTCAAGGCCGGCATGCCGGTCATGCTCGCCGGGATGGGCGGCCTGATCTGTTCGATGCTGGTCTGCATGGCGCTGGGCTGGGGGCTCGAGCGCATCGCTTACCGTCCTTTGCGCAATGCGCCGCGGCTGACGCCGCTGATTACGGCCATCGGCATGTCCATCGTCCTGCAGAATCTGGCGATGATCATCTGGGGCCGCAACTACATGACTTTTCCGCCCTTGCTGCCGAAAATCGATTTCGAATTCGCCGGGGCTAATTTCACGCTGGTTCAGATCGTGATTGTGCTGACCTCGGCGATCACCATGGGTGGCCTGCTGTTCCTCGTCTATCGCACCAAGCTCGGCATGGCGATGCGTGCCACAGCACAGAATCCTGCGGTCGCCAGCCTGATGGGGGTGAATATCAACCGTGTCATCGCCTCGGCTTTCATCATCGGCTCGGCGCTGGGCGCGGTTGCTGGCGTGATGGTCGGCACCTATTACGAAATCGCCCATTACCAGATGGGCTTCATGCTTGGTCTGAAAGCCTTCACGGCGGCGGTGCTGGGCGGTATCGGCAATCTCGCCGGGGCCATGCTCGGCGGTGTGCTGCTCGGCCTGATCGAGGCGCTCGGTGCCGGCTACATCGGCGACCTGACCGGCGGTTTCCTCGGTAGCCACTATCAGGATATCTTTGCTTTTGTCGTGCTGATTGTCGTGCTGATGTTCAAGCCGTCCGGCTTGTTTGGTGAAAAGACGGGAGATCGCGCATGA
- a CDS encoding ABC transporter permease subunit: protein MNKWLNPRSALGIALISTALIALPFVAAMGGQAWVRIINFAILYVFLALGLNIVVGFAGLLDLGYIAFYAVGAYVYALLASPHFGLHLPFWVILPIGAMVACVFGVLLGSPTLKLRGDYLAIVTLGFGEIVRIFMNNLNAPINITNGAQGITLIDPVAIGDFKFSGTTQILGYSLSGPQKYYFLLLALAILIIIINLRLQNSRIGRAWQAIREDEIAAKAVGINTRNVKLLAFAMGASFGGVAGGIFSAMQGFVSPESFSLIESIMILAMVVLGGMGHIPGVILGAVLLSILPEALRYGVGPLQMAVFGKMLIDPESLRMLVFGLALVLVMRFKPAGLWPSPERKRELTGEA from the coding sequence ATGAACAAGTGGCTCAATCCGCGTTCGGCGCTGGGCATTGCCCTGATTTCGACCGCCCTGATCGCCCTGCCGTTCGTTGCCGCCATGGGCGGCCAGGCTTGGGTACGGATCATCAACTTCGCCATCCTGTACGTTTTCCTGGCGCTTGGTCTGAATATCGTCGTCGGTTTTGCCGGTCTGCTCGACCTGGGCTACATCGCGTTCTACGCGGTCGGTGCTTACGTCTATGCCTTGCTGGCCAGCCCGCATTTCGGCTTGCACCTGCCGTTCTGGGTGATTTTGCCGATTGGGGCGATGGTCGCTTGTGTCTTTGGTGTGCTGCTTGGCTCACCGACGCTCAAGCTGCGCGGCGATTACCTGGCGATCGTCACGCTTGGCTTTGGCGAAATCGTCCGCATCTTCATGAACAATCTGAATGCACCGATCAACATCACCAATGGCGCACAAGGCATCACGCTGATCGACCCGGTTGCCATCGGTGACTTCAAGTTTTCCGGGACCACGCAGATTCTGGGCTATTCGCTGAGTGGACCGCAGAAATACTATTTCCTGCTACTCGCGCTGGCGATCCTGATCATCATCATCAACCTGCGTCTGCAAAACTCCCGCATCGGTCGTGCCTGGCAGGCGATCCGTGAAGACGAGATTGCCGCCAAGGCGGTTGGTATCAACACGCGCAACGTCAAGTTGCTGGCGTTTGCGATGGGTGCCAGCTTTGGCGGCGTGGCCGGCGGTATCTTCTCGGCCATGCAGGGCTTCGTTTCGCCGGAAAGCTTTTCGCTGATCGAGTCGATCATGATTCTGGCGATGGTCGTGCTCGGCGGCATGGGGCATATTCCCGGCGTCATCCTCGGGGCTGTGCTGCTCTCGATTTTGCCGGAAGCCCTGCGTTACGGCGTCGGGCCGTTGCAAATGGCTGTTTTCGGCAAGATGCTGATCGATCCCGAAAGCTTGCGCATGCTGGTGTTTGGCCTGGCGCTCGTGCTTGTCATGCGCTTCAAGCCGGCGGGCCTGTGGCCCTCGCCCGAGCGCAAACGTGAACTGACGGGAGAAGCATGA
- a CDS encoding ABC transporter ATP-binding protein → MAEVLLAANAVAKHFGGVKALRDVSLTIRKGEVYGLIGPNGAGKTTFFNCMTGLYVPDGGGFVFDGVPLVADAPHQAAERGIARTFQNIRLFSNMTALENVMVGCHVRTKAGVLGAVLQTRATRAEEAAIRQRAIDLLHYVRIEERADDLARNLSYGDQRRLEIARALATNPKLLCLDEPAAGMNATETEGLRELIEGIRADGTTILLIEHDVKLVMGLCDRVAVLDYGALVIEDVPAIVQKDQRVIEAYLGA, encoded by the coding sequence ATGGCTGAGGTACTGCTTGCGGCCAATGCGGTAGCCAAGCACTTTGGCGGCGTCAAGGCGCTACGCGACGTTTCGCTGACCATCCGCAAAGGTGAAGTTTATGGTTTGATTGGCCCGAATGGAGCCGGCAAGACCACGTTTTTTAACTGCATGACCGGGCTTTATGTGCCGGATGGCGGTGGTTTTGTCTTTGACGGTGTGCCGCTGGTTGCCGATGCCCCGCACCAGGCTGCCGAGCGCGGCATCGCCCGGACATTCCAGAATATTCGTCTGTTTTCCAACATGACGGCGCTGGAAAACGTGATGGTTGGTTGTCATGTCCGGACAAAAGCCGGTGTGCTGGGTGCTGTCCTGCAGACCCGCGCCACCCGGGCGGAAGAGGCGGCGATTCGCCAGCGTGCGATCGATTTGCTGCACTACGTTCGCATCGAAGAGCGGGCCGACGATCTGGCGCGCAATCTTTCCTACGGCGACCAGCGTCGCCTGGAAATTGCCCGGGCGCTGGCGACAAATCCGAAACTGCTTTGCCTCGACGAACCGGCTGCCGGGATGAATGCGACCGAAACCGAAGGCTTGCGCGAGCTGATCGAGGGGATTCGGGCTGACGGCACGACCATCCTGCTGATCGAGCATGATGTAAAGCTGGTGATGGGCTTGTGCGACCGCGTCGCCGTGCTCGATTACGGTGCGCTGGTCATCGAAGATGTGCCGGCCATTGTCCAGAAAGATCAACGCGTTATTGAGGCATACCTAGGTGCTTGA
- a CDS encoding ABC transporter ATP-binding protein: protein MLEVTGLRVAYGGIQAVRSITFHVNEGEMVALIGANGAGKTSTLKAISRVIDAAGGDVHFCGEKITRIAPHDMISKGIALVPEGRGVFPRLTVAENLAMGAFLRNDKPEIAADLAKIYAYFPRLKERETQLAGTLSGGEQQMLAIGRALMSRPKLLLLDEPSMGLAPIMVQKIFEVIRAVAAEGMTILLIEQNAKLALESSQRAYVMESGVITLNGEAAKLLNDPKVRAAYLGE, encoded by the coding sequence GTGCTTGAAGTTACCGGACTCCGCGTCGCTTATGGCGGCATTCAGGCTGTACGCAGCATTACCTTCCACGTCAACGAAGGCGAAATGGTCGCCCTGATCGGTGCCAACGGCGCCGGCAAGACCAGCACCCTGAAAGCGATTTCACGGGTCATCGACGCGGCTGGGGGAGATGTGCATTTTTGCGGCGAGAAAATTACCCGTATTGCACCGCACGACATGATCTCCAAGGGCATTGCCCTGGTGCCGGAAGGGCGTGGCGTTTTCCCGCGCCTGACCGTGGCCGAGAATCTTGCCATGGGCGCTTTCCTGCGCAACGACAAGCCTGAAATTGCCGCCGACCTGGCCAAGATCTACGCCTACTTCCCGCGTCTCAAGGAGCGCGAGACGCAGTTGGCCGGGACTTTGTCCGGTGGCGAACAGCAGATGCTGGCGATTGGCCGGGCATTGATGAGCCGTCCCAAGTTGCTGTTGCTGGATGAGCCGTCGATGGGCCTGGCGCCGATCATGGTCCAGAAAATTTTCGAAGTGATTCGTGCTGTGGCAGCAGAAGGCATGACCATCTTGCTGATCGAGCAGAACGCCAAGCTGGCCCTCGAAAGCAGCCAGCGTGCTTACGTCATGGAGAGTGGCGTGATTACGCTGAATGGTGAAGCCGCCAAGTTGCTGAATGATCCCAAGGTGCGAGCGGCCTATCTGGGTGAGTGA
- a CDS encoding COG3650 family protein — MKKTISLLALLAGFSVAGAYAQEAKPVDTTPKLTFGQMMKQGDKLVFAPCRDRSYAMVEDISPDRGVGKALSMVGLDSGKKLYVELVGYIENGMLKASGLNMAHTEGRCQLPGGSEESWRAAGKEPGWLLAVGNEHVVLKRQGKPDVILPAAPVKAEGGVASYEVSKDNQKLSLRFEQGLCRDAVADSVFGWRATVTSNGQVLKGCAWQR, encoded by the coding sequence ATGAAAAAAACGATCTCCCTCCTTGCGCTGCTTGCCGGTTTTTCGGTCGCAGGTGCTTACGCTCAGGAAGCCAAGCCGGTCGATACCACGCCGAAGCTGACCTTTGGCCAGATGATGAAACAGGGCGACAAGCTTGTTTTCGCTCCTTGTCGCGATCGCAGTTATGCGATGGTCGAGGATATCTCGCCGGATCGTGGCGTCGGCAAGGCGCTGTCCATGGTCGGCCTGGATAGTGGCAAAAAGCTGTATGTCGAGCTGGTCGGCTACATCGAAAACGGCATGCTGAAGGCTTCGGGCCTGAACATGGCGCATACCGAAGGACGTTGCCAGCTACCTGGCGGCAGCGAGGAAAGCTGGCGTGCCGCAGGCAAGGAGCCGGGCTGGCTGCTGGCCGTCGGCAACGAGCATGTCGTGCTCAAGCGCCAAGGCAAGCCGGATGTGATTTTGCCGGCAGCACCGGTCAAGGCCGAAGGGGGCGTGGCCAGCTATGAAGTCAGCAAGGATAACCAGAAACTCAGCCTGCGCTTCGAGCAGGGCCTGTGCCGTGACGCGGTGGCCGATTCGGTTTTCGGTTGGCGCGCCACGGTGACCAGCAACGGTCAGGTACTGAAAGGCTGTGCCTGGCAGCGTTGA
- a CDS encoding CDP-6-deoxy-delta-3,4-glucoseen reductase, whose amino-acid sequence MSHQITVQPSGRQFAAETGETILDAALRQGLTLPYGCKDGACGACKGKVLCGEVDHGKAQPHALKDEEKAGGLTLYCCATALSDLSIECKQLGAITDIPVKTLPSRIEKLERLAPDVIELQLRLPANERLQFRAGQYIDILLKDGKKRSFSLANAPHDDALLQLHIRHVPGGVFTDQVFSSMKVRDILRFNGPHGSFHLREESNKPMILLAGGTGFAPIKAIVEYTLATNSQRPIYIYWGAKARVDLYQHALPAQWAAEHPHIQYIPVLSEAAAGDEWPGRSGLVHQAVTVDFPNLADFEVYACGSPGMIEAAKRDFISAGLPEEAFFADAFTFAAQ is encoded by the coding sequence ATGAGCCACCAGATTACAGTCCAGCCGAGCGGCCGCCAATTTGCGGCTGAAACCGGCGAAACCATTCTCGATGCCGCACTGCGCCAGGGCCTGACCCTGCCCTATGGCTGCAAGGATGGCGCTTGTGGTGCCTGCAAGGGAAAAGTGCTGTGCGGCGAGGTTGACCACGGCAAAGCCCAGCCACATGCCTTGAAAGACGAAGAGAAGGCTGGCGGACTGACGCTTTATTGCTGCGCAACGGCGCTCTCCGATCTGAGCATCGAATGCAAGCAGCTCGGTGCCATCACCGACATTCCGGTCAAGACGCTGCCTTCCCGGATCGAGAAACTGGAACGCCTGGCGCCCGATGTCATCGAACTCCAATTGCGCCTGCCAGCCAACGAACGCCTGCAATTCCGGGCCGGCCAATATATCGACATCCTGCTCAAGGATGGCAAGAAGCGCAGCTTCTCACTGGCCAACGCCCCGCACGATGATGCCCTGCTGCAGTTACATATCAGGCATGTCCCGGGCGGCGTATTTACCGACCAGGTTTTCTCAAGCATGAAAGTGCGCGACATCCTGCGTTTCAATGGCCCGCACGGCAGCTTCCATCTGCGCGAAGAGTCGAACAAACCGATGATCCTGCTGGCCGGCGGCACCGGCTTTGCACCGATCAAGGCCATCGTCGAATACACGCTGGCGACCAATAGCCAGCGGCCGATATACATCTATTGGGGCGCCAAGGCACGCGTCGACCTGTATCAACATGCCTTGCCGGCACAATGGGCGGCCGAGCACCCGCACATTCAATACATCCCCGTTCTTTCCGAGGCGGCGGCCGGTGATGAATGGCCCGGCCGCAGCGGACTGGTGCATCAGGCTGTCACGGTCGACTTCCCGAATCTGGCCGATTTCGAGGTTTACGCTTGCGGTTCGCCTGGCATGATCGAGGCCGCGAAACGTGACTTCATCAGCGCCGGCCTGCCTGAAGAAGCATTCTTTGCCGACGCCTTCACATTTGCTGCCCAGTAA
- a CDS encoding SDR family oxidoreductase: MQNILIVGSGDVARRILSRLARRYRVYALLRDASRAGQWREAGAIPLLADLDDRASLDRLAGLADVVLHLAPPPGEGQFDTRTRHLLAALGKGKSLPRRLIYVSTTGIYGDCQGQQIDETRRLAAESPRAARRVDAERSLRSWGKQTGVAISILRAPGIYAADRLPVERLQRGMPALNEADDVFTNHIHADDLAAACVAAMTHGAANRAYNVVDDSDLRMADYFDRVADAFALPRPPRISRAEAEQRLSPMQMSFMRESRRIGNRRLKQELKLRLAYPSVDDGIRAALKGNDAC, from the coding sequence GTGCAAAATATACTGATCGTCGGCAGCGGGGACGTTGCCCGCCGCATCCTCTCCCGCCTTGCCCGCCGCTACCGCGTCTACGCCTTGCTGCGCGATGCCAGTCGTGCCGGGCAATGGCGCGAGGCCGGGGCGATTCCGCTGCTCGCCGATCTTGATGATCGGGCGAGTCTGGATCGTCTGGCCGGTCTGGCCGATGTGGTCCTGCACCTTGCGCCGCCGCCCGGCGAAGGGCAGTTCGACACCCGAACCCGCCATTTGCTGGCTGCTTTGGGCAAGGGCAAAAGTCTACCACGGCGCCTGATTTACGTTAGTACGACAGGCATTTATGGCGATTGTCAGGGGCAGCAAATCGATGAGACTCGCCGTCTTGCCGCGGAAAGTCCGCGTGCTGCGCGTCGGGTCGATGCCGAGCGGTCCCTGCGTTCCTGGGGCAAACAGACTGGTGTCGCCATCTCGATTCTGCGCGCACCGGGCATTTATGCGGCGGATCGCCTGCCGGTCGAACGTTTGCAACGTGGCATGCCGGCCCTGAATGAAGCTGACGATGTGTTTACCAACCACATCCATGCCGATGATCTGGCGGCCGCCTGTGTCGCTGCGATGACACATGGCGCCGCCAACCGCGCCTACAATGTGGTCGATGATTCCGATCTGCGCATGGCCGATTATTTCGACCGCGTGGCCGATGCCTTTGCCTTGCCGCGCCCGCCCCGGATTTCACGGGCCGAGGCCGAGCAACGCCTGTCACCGATGCAGATGTCCTTCATGCGCGAGTCGCGGCGTATCGGCAATCGTCGTCTGAAACAAGAACTCAAGCTGCGTCTGGCCTATCCATCGGTGGATGATGGGATTCGTGCAGCACTGAAAGGAAATGACGCATGCTAG